The following proteins come from a genomic window of Nitrospirota bacterium:
- the cobA gene encoding uroporphyrinogen-III C-methyltransferase produces the protein MKGKVFLVGAGPGDIGLLTVKGLRCLKKADVVVYDFHLNAQVLNYINHNAEFIYAGKRGGHHTMTQEAINDILVSKAKEGKVICRLKGGDPFVFGRGGEEAEELAKEGIDFEIVPGVSSSVAAPAYAGIPLTHRLFSSSFAVIPGYEDVTKKESAIDWGKLATGVGTLVFLMAVKNIDLIAQKLTENGRSPDTPVAVIRWGTRPDQTTVTGTLHNISEIIKAKEIKPPAVMVVGDVVKLRKTLQWYEKKPMFGHRILVTREHAEGFERLEELGAEILEFPTIEIVPPERYDELDAAIDRIPAYDWLVFTSRNGVKFFFRRYFERDRDIRDLHGVRICAIGTKTAEEVRKYGIRLDLIPHEYRAEGLIDAFLEEKGAKNQSRGQLLQDMRFLLPRAEKAREIFPDKVRELGGTIDVPAAYRTVKPEAHGKRLRRFLREGRISVATFTSAATFDNFREIMGKDAEELLKGVAIAVIGPVTAGAVEKAGLRVHIMPEEATIEAMVEKIIQWTEKTVTPK, from the coding sequence GTGAAAGGAAAAGTATTTTTAGTCGGTGCAGGACCCGGTGATATCGGACTTCTGACGGTGAAAGGCCTGCGGTGTCTCAAGAAGGCCGATGTTGTGGTGTACGATTTCCACCTGAATGCGCAGGTTCTGAATTACATCAATCATAATGCAGAATTCATATATGCGGGGAAACGCGGCGGGCATCATACCATGACACAGGAAGCAATCAACGATATCCTTGTCAGTAAGGCAAAGGAAGGGAAGGTTATCTGCAGGCTGAAGGGCGGAGACCCCTTCGTGTTCGGACGCGGAGGTGAAGAGGCTGAAGAGCTGGCAAAGGAGGGAATCGATTTCGAGATTGTCCCGGGCGTAAGTTCATCTGTTGCTGCACCTGCATATGCGGGAATTCCGTTAACCCACAGGCTTTTCTCTTCATCCTTTGCGGTCATTCCCGGGTACGAAGACGTAACAAAAAAAGAGAGTGCCATAGACTGGGGAAAGCTTGCAACGGGCGTCGGCACGCTTGTCTTTCTCATGGCGGTGAAAAACATTGACCTTATCGCTCAGAAATTGACTGAGAACGGGCGCTCGCCGGATACCCCGGTCGCGGTAATCAGATGGGGCACGAGGCCTGACCAAACAACGGTTACCGGGACGCTGCATAACATATCGGAGATCATTAAGGCAAAGGAGATAAAACCTCCTGCAGTAATGGTTGTCGGTGATGTGGTAAAGCTCAGAAAGACACTGCAGTGGTATGAAAAAAAACCGATGTTCGGCCACAGGATACTGGTGACGAGGGAGCACGCCGAAGGATTTGAACGTCTTGAAGAACTCGGCGCCGAAATTCTCGAATTCCCCACCATAGAGATTGTGCCCCCGGAAAGATACGACGAACTTGATGCTGCTATCGACAGGATCCCCGCATATGACTGGCTGGTATTTACGAGCAGGAATGGTGTCAAATTCTTTTTCAGGAGGTATTTCGAGAGAGACAGGGATATCAGAGACCTCCATGGAGTCAGGATATGTGCCATCGGGACAAAGACTGCTGAGGAAGTCAGAAAATACGGCATCAGGCTGGACCTGATCCCACACGAATACCGCGCAGAAGGTCTTATAGACGCATTCCTGGAAGAGAAGGGCGCAAAGAACCAGAGCAGGGGACAACTTCTGCAAGATATGCGGTTTCTTCTCCCCCGCGCAGAGAAAGCGAGGGAAATATTTCCGGATAAAGTGAGGGAACTGGGCGGAACAATCGATGTGCCTGCAGCGTACAGAACCGTTAAACCCGAAGCTCACGGGAAAAGGCTGAGGAGATTTTTGCGTGAAGGAAGAATTTCGGTTGCCACATTCACGAGTGCAGCAACGTTTGACAACTTCAGGGAAATCATGGGGAAAGACGCTGAAGAGCTGCTGAAGGGGGTGGCTATCGCGGTCATTGGTCCGGTTACCGCGGGTGCTGTTGAGAAAGCCGGACTCCGGGTCCACATCATGCCGGAAGAGGCAACCATAGAGGCTATGGTGGAAAAGATCATTCAATGGACAGAAAAGACGGTAACCCCCAAATGA
- a CDS encoding HU family DNA-binding protein → MTKSVLIEKVSERIGSLTRKQTEIVVDTVFDSIKDALIRGEKIEIRGFGNFKPKSRKPRRARNPKTGEKVDVPEKRVLHFKVGKALREAMNPK, encoded by the coding sequence ATGACTAAGTCCGTACTCATCGAAAAGGTTTCAGAAAGAATCGGCAGTTTGACAAGAAAACAGACGGAGATTGTTGTCGATACCGTGTTTGACAGCATAAAGGATGCATTGATCAGAGGCGAAAAAATTGAAATAAGAGGATTTGGTAACTTCAAGCCGAAGAGCAGAAAGCCCAGAAGGGCCAGAAATCCGAAAACCGGAGAGAAGGTTGATGTCCCCGAGAAAAGGGTTCTGCATTTCAAGGTCGGCAAGGCCCTCAGAGAAGCAATGAATCCAAAATAG
- the ispH gene encoding 4-hydroxy-3-methylbut-2-enyl diphosphate reductase: MKVLVAKTAGFCFGVKRAIDIAFRLAREKRKGVYTLGPIIHNPQVVEQLRSEGIIPISSIRAKKNIQALIIRTHGVPLELSEMIASRGVEMIDATCPFVKKAQYYAKLLNEEGYQVVILGEKNHPEVISLMSYAKGDTLVVDSKSPLPKLKNKVGIVVQTTQPLEALKRVLSVAIEHAKEVKVYNTICNSTALRLKETESMASKVDVMFVVGGKNSANTTQLTKLCESLSVPTYHIETSSEIQTEYLRNAKKVGITAGASTPRWIIKEVEKRIRDIGG, translated from the coding sequence ATGAAAGTACTTGTTGCAAAGACGGCCGGCTTTTGTTTTGGTGTGAAAAGGGCAATTGATATTGCCTTCAGGCTTGCGAGGGAAAAACGGAAGGGGGTGTATACCCTCGGCCCGATAATTCATAACCCGCAGGTTGTGGAACAGTTGCGGAGCGAGGGAATTATCCCGATTAGCAGTATCAGAGCCAAAAAAAATATACAGGCATTGATTATCAGAACACACGGGGTCCCGCTTGAACTGTCAGAGATGATAGCTTCCAGAGGGGTTGAGATGATCGATGCGACATGTCCATTTGTAAAAAAGGCACAGTATTATGCTAAACTCCTTAATGAAGAAGGCTACCAGGTGGTTATTCTGGGAGAGAAAAACCATCCGGAAGTAATAAGCCTTATGAGCTATGCAAAGGGCGATACCCTTGTTGTTGACAGCAAATCGCCGTTGCCAAAACTGAAAAATAAGGTAGGGATAGTAGTTCAGACAACTCAGCCTCTTGAAGCATTAAAGAGAGTTCTGTCCGTTGCCATTGAACATGCAAAAGAGGTTAAAGTATATAATACAATATGTAATTCTACAGCCCTGAGGTTGAAGGAAACAGAAAGCATGGCCAGCAAGGTTGATGTGATGTTTGTGGTTGGCGGCAAAAACAGTGCAAATACAACTCAGCTGACAAAACTCTGTGAATCTCTTTCAGTCCCGACGTATCATATCGAAACCTCATCCGAAATACAGACAGAGTACCTGAGGAATGCAAAAAAAGTCGGAATCACAGCCGGGGCATCAACCCCAAGGTGGATTATAAAAGAGGTGGAAAAAAGAATTAGGGATATAGGAGGGTAA
- a CDS encoding glycosyltransferase family 2 protein — MTLSVVIPVYNEEENIRLLHDGLKRALDPLQREYEMIFVDDGSTDRTLPLLEEIQSGDKNVMVLSMRRNFGQTAAFAAGFDFARGDVVVTMDGDLQNDPADIPKLLELIKDHDLVSGWRKKRKDPFFSRRLPSIIANWLISNVTGVKLHDYGCSLKAYKREVIKNLKLYGEMHRFIPAVASWYGVRVAEVETVHYPRIHGKSKYGISRTVKVVLDLITVKFLQSFSTKPIQFFGPVGVASGFLGFLILLYLSVDKILFHHDIGGRPLLLLGALLVIVGIQLIGMGLLGEMLVRVYHESQRKPIYVIKKILGPESK; from the coding sequence ATGACACTTTCAGTGGTAATACCGGTCTACAATGAGGAGGAGAATATCCGGCTGCTTCACGACGGGCTGAAGAGAGCGCTTGATCCCCTGCAAAGAGAATACGAAATGATTTTTGTGGATGACGGCAGCACAGACCGTACGCTCCCTCTGCTGGAAGAGATTCAGTCGGGGGATAAGAATGTCATGGTCCTGAGCATGAGGCGCAATTTCGGACAGACCGCGGCGTTTGCCGCCGGGTTTGATTTCGCGCGCGGAGATGTCGTGGTGACCATGGACGGCGATCTGCAGAACGACCCTGCGGATATCCCCAAACTGCTCGAACTCATTAAGGACCACGACCTTGTCAGCGGCTGGAGAAAAAAGAGGAAAGACCCGTTTTTTTCCAGGAGACTCCCTTCGATAATTGCGAACTGGCTGATAAGCAACGTAACGGGCGTGAAACTCCATGATTACGGATGTTCGCTGAAGGCATACAAGCGGGAAGTGATCAAGAATCTCAAACTCTACGGGGAAATGCACAGGTTTATTCCGGCAGTTGCCAGCTGGTACGGAGTGAGGGTAGCGGAGGTTGAAACCGTTCATTATCCCAGGATACACGGGAAATCAAAATACGGCATATCCAGGACAGTGAAAGTCGTTTTGGATCTGATCACAGTAAAATTTCTTCAGAGTTTTTCCACCAAGCCGATCCAGTTTTTTGGCCCTGTGGGGGTTGCAAGCGGTTTTCTCGGATTTCTGATTTTGCTCTATCTTTCAGTGGATAAAATTCTCTTTCATCATGATATCGGGGGAAGGCCACTTCTTCTGCTCGGTGCGCTTTTGGTTATCGTGGGAATCCAGCTCATCGGCATGGGGCTGCTGGGAGAGATGCTTGTGCGGGTATATCATGAAAGCCAGAGAAAACCAATCTATGTGATTAAGAAGATCCTTGGCCCCGAAAGCAAATAA
- the sixA gene encoding phosphohistidine phosphatase SixA: MNIYLVQHAEAKGEDQDPSRPLSEKGLQDIQKVASSVSRLSIGVDAILHSTKLRARQTAEILFAHLKPLKGISETDSLSPLDDPRVWAERLAKYSDSVILVGHLPHLARLASLLICGNPDRNAVSFRMAGMVCLERAGNNTWALQWMLTPETVLGEKGPDTICDGL; encoded by the coding sequence ATGAATATTTATCTTGTGCAGCACGCAGAAGCCAAAGGGGAGGATCAGGACCCTTCACGGCCGCTGTCAGAAAAAGGACTGCAGGATATCCAAAAGGTCGCCTCCTCTGTCTCACGTCTCAGCATCGGGGTTGATGCGATACTCCACAGCACAAAGCTGCGTGCACGGCAGACAGCAGAAATCCTTTTTGCGCATCTGAAGCCCCTGAAAGGTATTTCTGAGACGGACAGCCTTTCGCCTCTTGACGACCCCCGGGTTTGGGCAGAACGTCTTGCGAAATATTCTGACAGCGTTATTCTTGTCGGGCATCTGCCGCATCTTGCACGGCTTGCTTCTTTGCTCATCTGCGGAAACCCGGACAGGAATGCTGTCTCTTTCAGGATGGCAGGCATGGTGTGTCTTGAGAGGGCCGGGAACAACACATGGGCCTTGCAGTGGATGCTGACCCCTGAAACAGTGCTCGGGGAAAAAGGGCCTGACACGATCTGTGACGGACTGTAA
- a CDS encoding 30S ribosomal protein S1 gives MELRNEEMEKLYAETFHSIEEGTILKGKILALRQDGVIVDIGYKSEGFIPIEEFSQEDIETLETGKSIDVYVEKLEDAEGMIRLSKERATKIKVWENLENALREGAPVEGKITGKTKGGFTVNISGVNAFLPGSQVDVKPVKDIDNLIGKKTVFKVLKLNNKLSNVIVSRRTILEEEIQKKKVKTLERLKEGQLMHGTVKNITDYGVFVDLGGIDGLLHISDISWGRINHPSEFFTVGEDIEVLVLKYDEEHEKVTLGYKQKKPDPWSVVDEKYPVGKRVNGRVVSITDYGAFVELEEGLEGLVHISEIDWLSRPKHPSKYLSVGETVEAIVLKVDKDERRLSLSIKQIKPSPWEIVAQRYITGQKIAGKVKTITDFGVFVGLPEGVDGLIHISDLSWTKHIKHPSEVLRKGQKVEAVILSLEPESEKMALGLKQTEADPWVYDIPERFKLGAEMKGKVLTITDFGIFVELESGVEGLIYSSEIIRPASGKIEESIKTNDDILVRIIKIDCEERKIGLSMKHIKRAEE, from the coding sequence GTGGAACTTAGAAACGAGGAAATGGAAAAGCTTTATGCTGAGACCTTTCACAGCATCGAGGAAGGGACGATCTTAAAAGGAAAAATACTGGCATTGAGGCAGGACGGGGTTATTGTTGATATCGGGTATAAATCAGAGGGGTTTATTCCGATTGAGGAATTTTCCCAGGAAGATATCGAGACTCTGGAAACAGGGAAAAGCATTGATGTGTATGTCGAAAAACTTGAAGATGCCGAGGGGATGATACGACTGTCCAAGGAGCGCGCAACAAAAATAAAGGTATGGGAAAACCTCGAAAATGCCCTCCGCGAAGGTGCCCCTGTTGAAGGAAAAATAACTGGAAAAACGAAAGGTGGATTTACCGTCAATATCTCCGGAGTAAACGCATTTCTTCCCGGTTCCCAGGTCGATGTGAAGCCTGTGAAGGACATTGACAATCTGATCGGAAAGAAAACAGTATTCAAGGTGCTGAAGCTGAACAACAAGCTTTCGAATGTGATTGTGTCACGGAGAACGATTCTCGAAGAAGAAATACAGAAGAAAAAGGTAAAGACCCTTGAAAGGCTCAAGGAAGGGCAGCTCATGCACGGCACCGTAAAAAATATCACCGATTACGGGGTGTTTGTCGACCTTGGAGGAATCGACGGCCTTCTGCATATATCCGATATCTCATGGGGCAGGATAAACCATCCGTCCGAGTTTTTTACAGTCGGAGAGGATATCGAGGTTCTTGTCCTGAAATACGATGAGGAACATGAAAAGGTCACCCTGGGATACAAGCAGAAAAAGCCCGACCCGTGGTCTGTTGTTGATGAAAAATATCCGGTTGGCAAACGGGTGAATGGCAGGGTAGTAAGCATCACCGATTACGGCGCGTTTGTTGAGCTCGAGGAGGGCCTTGAAGGACTTGTGCACATATCCGAAATCGACTGGCTTTCACGGCCAAAGCATCCTTCAAAATACCTGTCAGTCGGCGAGACTGTCGAGGCCATTGTGCTCAAGGTCGATAAGGATGAGAGGCGCCTTTCTCTCAGCATCAAGCAGATAAAACCGAGCCCGTGGGAAATAGTCGCACAACGTTACATCACAGGGCAGAAGATCGCCGGGAAAGTGAAAACGATCACTGATTTCGGGGTGTTTGTGGGCCTTCCCGAGGGTGTCGATGGCCTTATTCACATCTCCGACCTGTCATGGACTAAACATATTAAGCATCCCTCTGAAGTGCTCAGAAAGGGACAAAAAGTCGAGGCGGTTATCCTGAGTCTGGAGCCTGAATCGGAGAAAATGGCGCTCGGCCTGAAACAGACGGAAGCCGACCCGTGGGTATATGACATCCCCGAGAGATTCAAGCTCGGCGCCGAGATGAAAGGCAAAGTGCTGACAATTACCGATTTCGGGATCTTTGTTGAACTTGAGAGCGGTGTTGAAGGCCTGATTTACTCTTCCGAGATAATCAGGCCTGCATCCGGAAAGATCGAGGAGAGCATAAAAACGAACGATGATATCCTTGTGAGGATAATAAAAATAGATTGCGAAGAGAGAAAAATCGGATTGAGCATGAAACATATTAAAAGAGCTGAAGAGTGA
- a CDS encoding glycosyltransferase family 39 protein, which yields MNLAEADRLLFFFVNKDLQNHFLDILMPFLTNKSYLIFLPLFFVFLLKERKHAIIAFVLAFASLLIADWLSNTLKYAIERIRPCNDLYGVRLLINCSKSFSMPSNHAVNAFAFATPFYVLLRSRLRIAFVILACLVAFSRVYVGVHYPSDIFTGSIIGILFAIASIKIYHWSSQRFLEKPHTTVLLLFLLCMSLFRIYYILHGPLDLSPDEAHYWEWSRRLDMSYYSKGPMIAYLIHLGTGIFGDTVFGVRIMAVVFSGLSSLLLYSLGRHVYNPDVGLFSAILFQIIPLFSAYGVIFTIDSPFIFFWILSLYLFWQALPGMRAQHSGVESHSLLSPLIGKRNSDLSMLYWCLLGLSVGLGMLTKYTMAFFYLCAFLFLLLNQDKRTLFLSKGPYTAFIISLAVFSPVILWNAGNDWVTFRHTAGQAHIAEGMQLSLRSFFEFLGSQLGVLTPLILIIMGISLWRTKSKKEGSFLFWFSFPVILFFLLKSLQAKVQANWALPGYITGVIAFCAFSAVLFRRGNAGKILLATAIVLSLTVTAVAHYPSMLGIPGRLDPTERLRGWEQLGDEVTGIYEKMSTNNKVFIFSDKYQVASELAFYVKGNPVTYCINLDRRMNQYDLWPGLEEKRHQDAIFVRTGDTGMPEKVAGAFEKVEKKVFTAYTKKRDKIRDYSLFICYAFKGLKQENPETY from the coding sequence ATGAATCTTGCTGAAGCAGACAGGCTTCTCTTTTTCTTTGTCAATAAAGACCTCCAGAATCATTTCCTCGATATCCTTATGCCGTTTCTCACGAATAAGTCGTATCTTATTTTCCTGCCGCTTTTTTTTGTGTTCCTTCTGAAAGAGAGAAAACATGCGATCATCGCGTTTGTGCTTGCATTTGCGTCACTGCTTATCGCTGACTGGCTTTCAAATACCCTGAAATATGCTATCGAGCGCATCAGGCCGTGCAATGATCTTTACGGGGTGAGATTGCTCATTAACTGCTCCAAATCGTTTTCGATGCCGTCAAACCATGCGGTCAATGCGTTTGCCTTTGCGACGCCATTCTATGTGCTGCTCAGGAGCAGACTCCGGATTGCCTTTGTTATCCTCGCATGTCTTGTGGCATTTTCGAGAGTATATGTCGGTGTGCATTATCCCTCGGATATCTTTACAGGATCAATCATCGGGATACTTTTTGCGATTGCCTCGATTAAGATATATCACTGGTCTTCCCAGAGGTTTCTGGAAAAACCGCATACCACCGTCCTGCTCCTGTTTCTGCTGTGTATGAGCCTGTTCAGGATCTATTACATTCTGCATGGACCACTGGATCTGAGCCCTGATGAAGCCCATTACTGGGAATGGTCGCGAAGGCTCGATATGAGTTATTACTCAAAAGGGCCGATGATCGCCTATCTTATCCATCTCGGGACCGGCATTTTCGGAGATACCGTGTTTGGGGTAAGGATTATGGCTGTCGTCTTTTCCGGTCTCAGCAGCCTTCTGCTTTACAGTCTCGGCAGGCATGTCTATAATCCTGATGTCGGTCTTTTTTCAGCCATTCTCTTCCAGATCATCCCCCTTTTCTCGGCCTATGGCGTTATATTTACGATTGATTCCCCGTTTATTTTTTTCTGGATACTCTCCCTGTATTTATTCTGGCAGGCTCTGCCGGGAATGCGGGCACAGCACAGCGGTGTGGAATCCCATTCCCTCTTGTCCCCTCTCATAGGGAAAAGGAATTCTGATCTCTCAATGCTGTACTGGTGTCTCCTCGGTCTTTCTGTAGGGCTTGGGATGCTGACGAAATACACCATGGCGTTCTTTTATCTCTGCGCTTTTCTCTTCCTCCTGCTGAATCAGGACAAGAGGACGCTTTTCCTGTCAAAGGGGCCCTATACAGCTTTTATCATCAGCCTGGCGGTTTTCAGTCCGGTGATACTCTGGAACGCAGGGAATGATTGGGTCACATTCAGGCATACTGCCGGGCAGGCGCATATTGCGGAAGGCATGCAGTTATCCCTCAGGAGTTTTTTCGAGTTCCTGGGATCGCAGCTTGGGGTACTCACCCCACTCATCCTGATCATAATGGGAATCTCATTGTGGCGAACGAAAAGCAAAAAGGAAGGCTCTTTTCTCTTCTGGTTTTCCTTCCCTGTGATTCTGTTCTTTCTGCTGAAAAGCCTGCAGGCAAAGGTCCAGGCGAACTGGGCACTGCCAGGCTATATCACAGGCGTGATTGCATTCTGTGCATTTTCGGCGGTGTTATTCCGGAGAGGAAACGCGGGAAAAATTCTTCTGGCAACGGCGATTGTCCTCAGCCTGACCGTAACCGCTGTAGCCCATTACCCGTCGATGCTCGGCATTCCCGGGAGGCTTGATCCGACAGAGAGGCTCAGGGGATGGGAGCAGCTTGGTGACGAGGTTACAGGAATATATGAAAAGATGTCCACGAACAATAAAGTCTTCATATTTTCCGACAAATACCAGGTTGCCAGCGAACTTGCGTTTTATGTGAAAGGGAATCCGGTGACATATTGTATTAATCTTGACCGGAGGATGAACCAGTATGACCTCTGGCCGGGATTGGAGGAAAAACGTCACCAGGATGCGATCTTTGTCAGGACGGGGGATACCGGAATGCCGGAGAAAGTTGCTGGAGCATTTGAAAAAGTTGAGAAAAAGGTGTTTACCGCTTATACTAAAAAGCGTGATAAAATCAGGGATTATTCCCTGTTCATATGTTATGCATTCAAGGGGCTGAAGCAGGAAAACCCGGAGACATACTAA
- the sppA gene encoding signal peptide peptidase SppA gives MKKVLLVFLILFIVMIFISLLFVMLQKNLPIGERIAVIRVEGPILDSKNTIEELKEYVKDPSVKAVVLRIDSPGGAVAPSQEIYEEVRKAVVKKKVVVSMGSIAASGGYYIASPATRILANPGTLTGSIGVIMEIPNFQGLMNKLGIKTEVVKSGRHKDIASAFRGIGKEERAILQGVMDNVHDQFIVAVAEGRKMLREDVKKIADGRIYTGEQALAAGLVDELGNLEDAVKAAAKLSGIKGEPVVVTKKEKLSLINLLRETVPEELADIFPSVKIKYLFTP, from the coding sequence GTGAAAAAAGTCCTTCTGGTCTTTCTTATCTTATTCATCGTAATGATTTTTATCAGCCTGCTGTTTGTTATGCTGCAGAAGAATCTGCCTATCGGCGAGCGGATAGCGGTCATTCGCGTTGAGGGCCCCATCCTCGATTCCAAGAATACGATCGAAGAGTTGAAAGAGTATGTGAAAGATCCTTCGGTAAAAGCGGTTGTGCTGCGTATTGACAGCCCCGGAGGCGCGGTAGCGCCTTCGCAGGAGATATATGAAGAGGTGAGAAAGGCGGTTGTGAAAAAGAAGGTGGTAGTATCCATGGGATCTATCGCTGCTTCGGGAGGCTATTATATCGCATCGCCTGCAACAAGAATTCTCGCGAATCCCGGCACACTTACGGGGTCTATCGGCGTCATCATGGAAATACCCAATTTTCAGGGGCTTATGAATAAACTCGGCATCAAGACAGAGGTAGTGAAAAGCGGCCGGCACAAGGATATCGCATCAGCGTTTCGCGGGATAGGAAAAGAAGAAAGAGCGATTCTTCAGGGAGTGATGGATAATGTGCACGATCAGTTTATTGTCGCGGTTGCGGAAGGAAGGAAGATGCTCCGTGAAGATGTCAAAAAGATTGCTGACGGACGTATCTATACCGGTGAGCAGGCTCTGGCAGCAGGACTGGTTGACGAACTGGGAAACCTTGAGGATGCGGTAAAAGCTGCGGCAAAGCTTTCCGGCATTAAGGGAGAACCTGTTGTCGTCACGAAAAAAGAAAAATTGTCTCTCATAAATCTGTTGCGGGAAACAGTGCCTGAAGAATTGGCGGATATCTTTCCGTCTGTGAAAATTAAATATTTATTCACACCTTAA
- a CDS encoding lysylphosphatidylglycerol synthase transmembrane domain-containing protein gives MAPKANKIAFVFLKLAVSSVLLYIVIAKTGLKQVLETLTSMKPAAFVAAIFLYILAQWFSTLRWRLLLPGGIGLGKLFSLYMIGSFFNTFLPGIIGGDAVKGFYLFRATGRGSLALASIFMDRYIGFVVLITICAAAFPFGYVYVKGSPVVWILPVTILSFVIGSVLFFGLRIGHRIKFLSEFYSYFSLYRNQKGVIRKTVLWSFFVQFSGILAVYILSLGIGQRVPVLAFLVFLPIIILVSTLPISISGLGVREGAFVVLLGLIGVRPEAAAAISLSWFVTAAAGSLVGLVEYIRYKKERIDFSGEVQ, from the coding sequence TTGGCCCCGAAAGCAAATAAAATAGCATTCGTCTTTCTCAAGCTTGCCGTAAGCTCTGTATTGCTGTATATAGTAATAGCAAAAACAGGGCTGAAACAGGTGCTTGAGACTTTGACCAGCATGAAGCCTGCTGCTTTTGTCGCTGCGATATTTCTCTATATACTGGCCCAGTGGTTTTCGACCCTGCGGTGGAGGCTGCTTCTGCCCGGGGGAATCGGACTGGGGAAGCTTTTTTCCCTGTACATGATCGGATCGTTTTTCAACACGTTCCTTCCGGGTATCATCGGCGGTGACGCAGTGAAGGGATTTTATCTCTTCAGGGCAACCGGCAGGGGAAGCCTTGCCCTTGCTTCCATTTTCATGGACAGGTATATCGGGTTTGTCGTGCTGATTACCATATGTGCCGCAGCCTTTCCTTTCGGATACGTTTACGTGAAAGGATCGCCCGTTGTCTGGATTCTTCCTGTTACGATCCTGTCTTTCGTCATCGGGAGTGTTTTGTTCTTCGGTTTGCGAATCGGCCACAGGATAAAGTTTTTGTCGGAATTCTATAGCTATTTCTCTCTGTACCGGAACCAGAAGGGGGTTATCAGGAAAACCGTGTTGTGGTCTTTTTTCGTGCAGTTTTCCGGCATATTGGCGGTCTATATTCTTTCACTCGGGATAGGCCAGCGTGTCCCGGTCCTTGCTTTTCTCGTTTTTCTGCCGATTATTATCCTGGTTTCGACGCTCCCCATATCCATTTCTGGTCTCGGGGTAAGGGAAGGGGCGTTTGTGGTACTTCTCGGCCTGATCGGGGTGAGGCCGGAAGCAGCAGCAGCTATCTCGTTGTCCTGGTTTGTCACTGCTGCAGCGGGCAGTCTTGTCGGCCTGGTCGAGTATATAAGGTATAAGAAGGAAAGGATTGATTTCAGCGGAGAAGTGCAATAG